Below is a genomic region from Delftia tsuruhatensis.
CCCCGATGCACGACGAGCCGATCACCGAATGCGGCTCGCGGCCCAGCGGCGCCAGCGCCTGCTCCAGCCGGTCCAGCGTGGCGCCGGGCAGGCAGACCACCTGGGCGCCGCCGCCAATGACCTGCACGCCGGTGATGCGCAAGGTGTTGATGAGCACGATCTCGCGGTCGTAGCCAGCGCCGTCGGGCGTGGAGCCGCCCGTCAGGCCCGTGTTGGCGGCCTGCATGATGACGATGCGCCCGGCCGCCACGGCGGCCTGCACCACCTTCCACTGTTCGAGCAGCGTCCCGGGCCGCACGACGGCCAGCACCGGCCCTTCGCCCGTGCGGTGGCCCTTGCGGAAACGCCGCGTGGCCTGGTCGTCGGTCAGCACATGGGCCGCGCCCACGGCCTCGCGCAGCTGCAGCAGCAGGGCCTCGCGGGAGACGACCGGAGTCTGCAGCGCGCTCATGGCTGGCGCACCAGCAGGTCGCCGGTGATGTCGGACACCTTGCTTACGCTGGTCAGCGTCATGGCCACGCGCATTTCCTTTTCCAATAGTTCCAGCAGGTGCTTGACGCCCGCCTCGCCGGAGGTGGCCAGGGCGTAGATGAAGGCGCGGCCGATCATGGCGCAGTCGGCGCCCAGGGCGATGGCGCGCACCACGTCCAGCCCATTGCGGATGCCGGAGTCGGCCAGGATCTTGATCTGGCCCTTGACCGCGTCGGCAATGGCCGGCAGCGCGCGCGCCGAGGACAGCACGCCGTCGAGCTGGCGGCCGCCATGGTTGGAGACGATGATGCCATCGGCGCCAAAGCGCACGGCGTCCTTGGCGTCCTCGGGGTCGAGGATGCCCTTGATGACCATGGGTCCCTTCCAGAAGGCGCGTATCCACTCCAGGTCCTTCCAGGAGATGGATGGGTCGAAATTGGCGCCCAGCCAGCCGATGTAGTCGGCCAGCCCGGTGGGGCTGCCCCGGTAGGCGGAGATGTTGCCCAGGTCGTGCGGGCGGCCCAGCAGGCCCACGTCCCAGGACCAGGCTGGATGCGTGACCGACTGCCAGTAGCGGCGCAGGGCCGCGTTGGGGCCGCTCATGCCCGAATGCGCATCGCGGTAGCGCGCGCCGGGCACGGGCATGTCCACGGTGAAGACCAGGGTG
It encodes:
- the lldD gene encoding FMN-dependent L-lactate dehydrogenase LldD; protein product: MIISSTSDYRAAAQKRLPPFLFHYIDGGAYAEQTLRRNVEDLAAVALRQRVLKDMSQLDTSIELFGEKLSIPVALSPVGLTGMYRRRGEVQAARAADAHGIPFTMSTVSVCPIEEVAPKIKRPMWFQLYVLKDRGFMQNALERAQAAGCSTLVFTVDMPVPGARYRDAHSGMSGPNAALRRYWQSVTHPAWSWDVGLLGRPHDLGNISAYRGSPTGLADYIGWLGANFDPSISWKDLEWIRAFWKGPMVIKGILDPEDAKDAVRFGADGIIVSNHGGRQLDGVLSSARALPAIADAVKGQIKILADSGIRNGLDVVRAIALGADCAMIGRAFIYALATSGEAGVKHLLELLEKEMRVAMTLTSVSKVSDITGDLLVRQP